In one Streptomyces sp. NBC_00597 genomic region, the following are encoded:
- a CDS encoding RodZ domain-containing protein, giving the protein MSIGNSNSPEDERPSTDDRSEDRIIEPTIEGPSIGTALKQARIAAGLTVDEVSSTTRVRIPIVHAIEADDFTRCGGDVYARGHIRTLARAVRIDPEPLVDAYDAAHGGRPAPTPAAPMFEAERIRPERQRPNWTAAMVAAIVAVIGFVGFTAFGGGDAKDKRPVAEGSAPQAAPKQSAGKPAAQPPQAPQTPKAPAPEPSDSAIAAAPKDLVTVVLTANDGESWISAKDHSGRLLFDGTLAPGQSKTFTDKESIDLVLGDAGVVKLFVNGKEIKDDFQPGQVERLTYTKDDPRQGPAQAG; this is encoded by the coding sequence GTGTCCATCGGCAACTCCAACTCCCCCGAAGACGAGCGGCCTTCGACCGACGACCGCTCCGAGGACCGCATCATCGAACCCACGATCGAAGGACCGTCCATCGGGACGGCCCTGAAGCAGGCCCGGATCGCCGCCGGGCTCACCGTCGACGAGGTCAGCTCCACCACCCGCGTGCGCATCCCGATCGTGCACGCGATCGAAGCCGACGACTTCACGCGGTGCGGCGGCGACGTCTACGCCCGCGGTCACATCCGTACGCTCGCCCGCGCCGTGCGCATCGATCCGGAACCCTTGGTCGACGCGTACGACGCGGCCCACGGCGGCCGGCCGGCACCCACCCCCGCCGCGCCGATGTTCGAAGCGGAGCGGATCCGCCCCGAGCGGCAGCGGCCCAACTGGACCGCGGCCATGGTGGCCGCCATCGTCGCCGTGATCGGCTTCGTCGGCTTCACCGCGTTCGGCGGCGGTGACGCGAAGGACAAGCGGCCGGTGGCGGAAGGTTCCGCCCCGCAGGCCGCGCCCAAGCAGTCGGCCGGGAAGCCGGCCGCCCAGCCCCCGCAGGCCCCGCAGACCCCGAAGGCGCCCGCTCCGGAGCCCTCGGACAGTGCGATCGCCGCCGCGCCCAAGGACCTCGTCACGGTCGTCCTGACGGCGAACGACGGCGAGAGCTGGATCTCCGCGAAGGACCACAGCGGCCGGCTGCTGTTCGACGGGACGCTGGCCCCCGGCCAGTCCAAGACCTTCACGGACAAGGAATCCATCGACCTCGTCCTCGGCGACGCCGGTGTCGTGAAGCTCTTCGTGAACGGCAAGGAGATCAAGGACGATTTCCAGCCGGGCCAGGTGGAACGCCTCACATACACCAAGGACGACCCCCGCCAGGGACCGGCCCAGGCGGGCTGA
- the rimO gene encoding 30S ribosomal protein S12 methylthiotransferase RimO, with translation MPERRTVALVTLGCARNEVDSEELAGRLAADGWELVEDAADADVAVVNTCGFVEAAKKDSVDALLEANDLKDHGKTQAVVAVGCMAERYGKELAEALPEADGVLGFDDYADISDRLQTILNGGIHASHTPRDRRKLLPISPAARQDAEVALPGHAQEPEAAPADLPEGLAPASGPRAPLRRRLDKSPVASVKLASGCDRRCSFCAIPSFRGSFISRRPSDVLGETRWLAEQGVKEIMLVSENNTSYGKDLGDIRLLETLLPELAEVDGIERVRVSYLQPAEMRPGLIDVLTSTPKVVPYFDLSFQHSAPDVLRAMRRFGDTDRFLELLDTIRTKAPQAGVRSNFIVGFPGEKESDFKELERFLTHARLDAIGVFGYSDEDGTEAVTYENKLDEDTIAERLAHMQRLAEELTSQRAEERIGETLEVLVESVETVDEEGDGAYGRAAHQAPETDGQVVFTDSTGLVPGRIVTAKVVGTLGVDLVAEPLHLDEEAAG, from the coding sequence ATGCCCGAACGCCGTACCGTCGCCCTTGTCACTCTTGGCTGCGCCCGTAACGAGGTGGACTCGGAGGAGCTCGCAGGCCGCTTGGCGGCGGATGGCTGGGAGCTCGTCGAGGACGCCGCCGATGCGGACGTGGCCGTCGTCAACACCTGCGGCTTCGTCGAAGCCGCCAAAAAGGACTCCGTAGACGCCCTGCTGGAAGCCAACGATCTCAAGGATCACGGCAAGACCCAGGCCGTCGTCGCCGTCGGCTGTATGGCCGAGCGCTACGGCAAGGAACTGGCCGAAGCGCTCCCCGAGGCCGACGGCGTGCTCGGCTTCGACGACTACGCCGACATCTCCGACCGCCTCCAGACCATCCTCAACGGCGGCATCCACGCCTCCCACACCCCGCGTGACCGGCGCAAGCTGCTGCCGATCAGCCCCGCGGCCCGCCAGGACGCCGAGGTGGCCCTGCCCGGCCACGCCCAGGAGCCCGAGGCCGCCCCCGCGGACCTCCCCGAGGGCCTGGCGCCCGCCTCCGGGCCGCGCGCCCCGCTGCGCCGCCGCCTGGACAAGAGCCCCGTCGCCTCGGTCAAGCTCGCCTCCGGCTGCGACCGCCGCTGCTCCTTCTGCGCCATCCCGTCCTTCCGCGGCTCCTTCATCTCCCGCCGCCCCAGCGACGTGCTGGGCGAGACGCGCTGGCTCGCCGAGCAGGGCGTCAAGGAGATCATGCTGGTCTCCGAGAACAACACCTCGTACGGCAAGGACCTCGGCGACATCCGCCTGCTGGAGACCCTGCTGCCCGAGCTGGCCGAGGTGGACGGCATCGAGCGCGTCCGCGTCAGCTACCTCCAGCCCGCCGAGATGCGGCCCGGCCTGATCGACGTACTGACCTCGACCCCCAAGGTCGTGCCGTACTTCGACCTGTCGTTCCAGCACTCGGCACCCGACGTGCTGCGCGCGATGCGCCGCTTCGGTGACACCGACCGGTTCCTGGAGCTGCTGGACACCATCCGCACCAAGGCCCCGCAGGCCGGCGTCCGGTCCAACTTCATCGTCGGGTTCCCCGGGGAGAAGGAGTCGGACTTCAAGGAGCTGGAGCGTTTCCTCACCCACGCCCGCCTCGACGCGATCGGCGTCTTCGGCTACTCCGACGAGGACGGCACCGAGGCCGTCACGTACGAGAACAAGCTGGACGAGGACACGATCGCCGAGCGGCTCGCCCACATGCAGCGGCTCGCCGAGGAGCTCACCTCGCAGCGCGCGGAGGAGCGGATCGGGGAGACCCTGGAGGTGCTCGTCGAGTCCGTGGAAACGGTCGACGAGGAGGGTGACGGTGCCTACGGGCGTGCCGCGCACCAGGCGCCCGAGACCGACGGCCAGGTCGTCTTCACGGACAGCACGGGGCTGGTGCCCGGCCGCATCGTGACGGCGAAGGTGGTCGGCACGCTGGGCGTGGACCTGGTGGCCGAGCCCCTGCACCTCGACGAGGAGGCGGCCGGATGA
- the pgsA gene encoding CDP-diacylglycerol--glycerol-3-phosphate 3-phosphatidyltransferase, translated as MTGVPASAAGGTGRRPAPGAKLGAAAVNQASLWNIANILTMIRLVLVPGFVLLLLADGGYDPVWRALAWAAFAVAMITDIFDGHLARTYNLVTDFGKIADPIADKAIMGSALICLSWLGDLPWWVTGVILGRELGITLMRFWVIRYGVIPASRGGKMKTLAQGTAVGMYVLALTGPLATLRFWMMAVAVVLTVVTGLDYIREAVVLRRKGLAAEQAAR; from the coding sequence ATGACCGGAGTCCCGGCATCTGCGGCGGGCGGGACCGGCCGCCGGCCCGCGCCCGGCGCGAAGCTGGGGGCTGCGGCGGTCAATCAGGCCAGCCTGTGGAACATCGCCAACATCCTGACGATGATCCGGCTCGTCCTGGTGCCGGGATTCGTGTTGCTCCTCCTCGCCGACGGCGGGTACGACCCGGTGTGGCGGGCGCTGGCCTGGGCCGCGTTCGCCGTCGCCATGATCACGGACATCTTCGACGGGCACCTGGCCCGTACGTACAACCTGGTCACGGACTTCGGGAAGATCGCCGACCCCATCGCCGACAAGGCGATCATGGGGTCGGCGTTGATCTGTCTCTCCTGGCTGGGCGACCTGCCCTGGTGGGTGACCGGCGTGATCCTCGGACGGGAACTCGGGATCACGCTCATGCGTTTCTGGGTCATCAGGTACGGAGTGATTCCCGCCAGCCGCGGCGGCAAGATGAAGACCCTGGCCCAGGGCACGGCGGTGGGCATGTACGTGCTCGCACTGACCGGTCCGCTGGCGACCTTGCGCTTTTGGATGATGGCGGTCGCCGTCGTGCTGACCGTGGTCACCGGTTTGGATTACATTCGCGAGGCCGTGGTGCTACGGCGCAAGGGGCTGGCCGCGGAGCAGGCCGCAAGGTGA
- a CDS encoding CinA family protein, translating into MVAEVLRLLAESDQTLAVAESLTGGMVAAEITGVAGASRSFRGSVTAYATELKHRILGVDAGLLAAEGAVNSQVAADMAAGVRRVLGASWGIATTGVAGPDPQDGQPVGTVFIAVVGPAGRKTVPLRLNGSRAEIRRESARTVLELLLSELRENARGQDTEQNGGI; encoded by the coding sequence GTGGTCGCGGAGGTGCTGCGCCTCCTCGCGGAGAGTGACCAGACGCTCGCGGTCGCCGAGTCTCTGACGGGCGGGATGGTGGCCGCCGAAATCACGGGCGTCGCCGGAGCCTCCCGGTCCTTCCGCGGCTCGGTCACCGCGTACGCCACCGAGCTCAAGCACCGCATCCTGGGGGTGGACGCCGGGCTGCTGGCTGCCGAAGGAGCGGTGAACTCCCAGGTCGCGGCCGACATGGCGGCCGGCGTGCGGCGCGTGCTGGGGGCATCGTGGGGGATCGCGACCACCGGGGTGGCCGGTCCGGACCCACAGGACGGGCAGCCGGTGGGCACCGTTTTCATCGCCGTTGTGGGTCCGGCGGGCAGGAAAACCGTCCCGCTGAGGTTGAACGGCTCCCGGGCGGAAATCCGTAGGGAGAGTGCACGGACAGTGCTCGAACTGCTCTTGAGCGAACTGCGCGAGAATGCGCGGGGGCAGGATACGGAACAGAACGGGGGGATTTGA
- a CDS encoding helix-turn-helix domain-containing protein, with translation MILLRRLLGDVLRRQRQRQGRTLREVSSSARVSLGYLSEVERGQKEASSELLSAICDALDVRMSELMREVSDELSLAELAQSAAASEPVTVPVRPMLNSVSVTSVAGGPERVTIKAPAEAVNVVAA, from the coding sequence ATGATTCTGCTCCGTCGCCTGCTGGGTGACGTGCTGCGTCGGCAGCGCCAGCGCCAGGGCCGTACTCTGCGCGAAGTCTCCTCGTCCGCCCGAGTTTCTCTCGGCTATCTTTCCGAGGTGGAGCGGGGGCAGAAGGAGGCATCCTCCGAGCTGCTCTCCGCGATCTGCGACGCGTTGGACGTACGGATGTCCGAGCTGATGCGCGAAGTCAGCGACGAGCTGTCGCTGGCTGAGCTGGCGCAGTCGGCCGCGGCAAGCGAACCGGTGACGGTGCCGGTCCGCCCGATGCTCAATTCGGTCTCCGTGACTTCGGTCGCGGGCGGCCCGGAGCGGGTGACCATCAAGGCGCCTGCGGAAGCGGTGAATGTCGTAGCCGCGTGA
- a CDS encoding SDR family NAD(P)-dependent oxidoreductase, with translation MPTPRTPYDLTGKAALITGAASGIGRATAVLLAGAGAAVHCADRDEPGLAETAELVAKAGGSATIHPLDVTDRAALRAAVAAAGPLDITAAIAGIMHTSSVLETADEDLDRVLEINFKGVLRTCQEAARAMIAAGRPGSIITMASGAVDAAQPGLLCYSAAKAAVVQLTKTLATEAGPHGIRVNAVAPGWIRTPMTDRHSPEVQEQTEAAMVRMSPLRRVGEPEDIAQAVLYLASDASSFMTGQILRPNGGVSMPW, from the coding sequence ATGCCCACACCCAGAACCCCGTACGACCTCACCGGCAAGGCCGCCCTGATCACCGGCGCAGCGAGTGGCATAGGCCGCGCCACCGCCGTCCTCCTCGCCGGGGCCGGCGCCGCCGTGCACTGCGCGGACCGCGACGAGCCGGGGCTCGCCGAGACCGCGGAGCTCGTCGCCAAGGCCGGCGGATCCGCCACCATCCACCCCCTCGACGTCACCGACCGCGCCGCCCTGCGCGCCGCCGTCGCAGCCGCCGGACCGCTCGACATCACCGCCGCCATCGCCGGGATCATGCACACCAGCAGCGTCCTGGAGACAGCCGACGAGGACCTCGACCGCGTTCTGGAGATCAACTTCAAGGGTGTCCTGCGCACCTGCCAGGAGGCCGCCCGCGCCATGATCGCGGCCGGCCGCCCCGGCTCGATCATCACCATGGCCTCGGGAGCCGTGGACGCCGCCCAGCCGGGTCTGCTCTGCTACAGCGCCGCCAAGGCCGCCGTCGTCCAGCTCACCAAGACCCTCGCCACCGAGGCCGGCCCCCACGGCATCCGCGTCAACGCCGTCGCCCCGGGCTGGATCCGCACCCCCATGACCGACCGGCACAGCCCCGAGGTCCAGGAACAGACCGAGGCCGCGATGGTCCGGATGTCTCCCCTGCGCCGGGTCGGCGAGCCCGAGGACATCGCGCAGGCCGTGCTCTACCTCGCCTCGGACGCCTCGTCCTTCATGACGGGCCAGATCCTCCGCCCGAACGGCGGAGTGTCGATGCCCTGGTAG
- a CDS encoding DNA-formamidopyrimidine glycosylase family protein, whose translation MPEGDSVWRAAARLHAALAGHELTRSDLRVPRFATADLTGRTTLDVTPRGKHLLARFEGGLTLHTHLGMDGTWRIFSVHGKWNGGPDHEIRAVLGTAGHTAVGYRLPVVELLRTAEESRAVGHLGPDLLGPDWDADRAAANLLATPGRPLGEALLDQRNLAGIGNIYKSELCYLAQVTPWTPVGDLPDPATTAVRLAGAAHRLLRANTGDSGIRNTTGSRHRGQELFVYGRARRPCLRCGTPVRQAPQDDRPTYWCPRCQSGPTPG comes from the coding sequence ATGCCCGAAGGAGACAGCGTCTGGCGCGCCGCGGCCCGGCTGCACGCCGCCCTGGCCGGCCACGAGCTGACGCGCAGCGACCTGCGCGTCCCGCGCTTTGCCACCGCCGACCTCACCGGCCGCACCACCCTGGACGTCACCCCGCGCGGCAAACACCTCCTCGCCCGTTTCGAAGGCGGCCTCACCCTCCACACCCACCTCGGCATGGACGGCACCTGGCGCATCTTCTCCGTGCACGGGAAATGGAACGGCGGCCCCGACCATGAGATCCGCGCCGTCCTCGGCACCGCCGGGCACACGGCCGTCGGCTACCGCCTCCCCGTCGTCGAACTGCTGCGCACCGCCGAGGAGAGCCGCGCCGTCGGTCACCTGGGCCCCGATCTCCTCGGCCCGGACTGGGACGCGGACCGGGCCGCCGCCAACCTCCTCGCCACCCCCGGGCGCCCCCTCGGCGAGGCCCTGCTCGACCAGCGCAACCTGGCCGGCATCGGCAACATCTACAAGAGCGAGCTCTGCTACCTGGCCCAGGTCACCCCCTGGACCCCGGTCGGCGACCTCCCCGACCCCGCCACCACCGCCGTCCGCCTGGCCGGAGCCGCCCACCGCCTCCTGCGCGCCAACACCGGCGACAGCGGGATCCGCAACACCACCGGCAGCCGCCACCGCGGCCAGGAGCTGTTCGTGTACGGGCGCGCCCGCCGCCCCTGCCTGCGCTGCGGCACCCCGGTCCGCCAGGCCCCGCAGGACGACCGCCCGACCTACTGGTGCCCCCGCTGCCAATCCGGCCCGACGCCCGGCTAA
- a CDS encoding ATP-dependent helicase, translating into MAGSALESFSPATRSWFTGAFARPTSAQEGAWRAIREGSDVLVVAPTGSGKTLAAFLAALDQLASVPPPAEPKKRCRVLYVSPLKALAVDVERNLRSPLTGIRQESVRLGLPEPEVRVGIRSGDTPPAERRALATRPPDILITTPESLFLMLTSATREALAGIETVILDEVHAVAGTKRGAHLALSLERLDELLPRPARRIGLSATVRPVDEVARYLAPRGKVEIVQPPSSKEFDLSVVVPVQDMGELGGSPATEGKDGGDKPSIWPHVEERIADLVQAHRSTIVFANSRRLAERLCNRLNEIAYERAVGEELPEGSPPAEVMAQSGAARGAPALLARAHHGSVSKEQRALVEEDLKAGRLPAVVATSSLELGIDMGAVDLVVQVESPPSVASGLQRVGRAGHQVGAVSTGVVFPKYRGDLVQAAVVTERMRTGSIESLRIPSNPLDVLAQQLVAMTAMDTWQLDELLALVRRAAPFAALPESAFTAVLDMLAGRYPSDAFAELRPRVVWDRVAGTVTGRPGAQRLAVTSGGTIPDRGLFGVFLAGADPKKGGGRVGELDEEMVYESRVGDVFTLGTTSWRIEDITRDRVLVSPAPGVPGRLPFWKGDQLGRPLELGRAVGAFLRELGGLTEEDARLRLVAAGLDAWAAENVLAYLAEQREACGHVPDDRTIVVERFRDELGDWRVVVHSPFGAQVHAPWALALGARLAERYGMDAQVMHADDGIVLRLPDADLLSMDLLDHDPANPHAFEFDDEQAPLGAADVAFEHGEINQIVTDQVGGSALFASRFRECAARALLLPRRSPGKRTPLWQQRQRASQLLQVASEFGSFPIVLEAVRECLQDVFDVPGLTELMGDIEARRVRLVEVTTAEPSPFARSLLFGYVAQFLYEGDSPLAERRAAALSLDSRLLAELLGQAELRELLDAQVLEELELELQWLTEDRRAKDAESVADLLRLLGPLTGAELAERGADPAWPKALAEARRAIAVRIGGADHWAAIEDAGRLRDALGTALPVGVPEAFTEPVKDPLGDLMARYARTHGPFTTAAVAARFGLGTAVTEGALHRLAAAGRVVQGEFHPAGIGQEWCDAAVLRRLRRRSLAALRQELEPVPPTSLATFLPQWQHLGGALRGIDGLARAVEQLQGAPVPASALERLILPSRVAGYSPTLLDELTTTGEVVWAGAGALPGKDGWVSLYLADAAPLLLPPPHPLELTPLHQAVLDTLSGGYGLFFRQLAESVRAKWSEATDLELSDVVWDLAWSGRLTNDTLSPLRSLLGSGRTAGATAHRARRTVPRGRYGTLGAQVSRPGPPTVSGRWSLLPAQAADPTHRAHALARTLLDRHGVVTRGAVAAEGVEGGFSAVYRVLSAFEDSGQARRGYVVEGLGAAQFAMDGAVDRLRSAERTPPPLAAVVLAAADPANAYGAALPWPEPPAGATHKPGRKAGSLVVLVDGELTLYLERGGKTLLVWPPAQDPRLAAATAALVAASRAGTLPALTVERVNAAPALTSALGRDLETAGFHATPRGLRLRN; encoded by the coding sequence ATGGCCGGCTCTGCGCTCGAATCGTTCTCCCCCGCGACCCGCTCCTGGTTCACGGGGGCCTTCGCGCGGCCGACGTCCGCGCAAGAGGGGGCCTGGCGGGCCATCCGGGAGGGCTCCGACGTGCTCGTCGTGGCGCCGACGGGTTCCGGCAAGACCCTGGCCGCGTTCCTCGCCGCCCTCGACCAGCTGGCGTCGGTCCCGCCGCCCGCCGAACCGAAGAAGCGCTGCCGGGTGCTGTACGTGTCCCCGCTGAAGGCCCTCGCGGTCGACGTGGAGCGCAACCTGCGCAGTCCGTTGACCGGCATCCGCCAGGAGTCGGTCCGGCTGGGCCTGCCCGAGCCGGAGGTGCGGGTGGGGATCCGCTCCGGGGACACCCCGCCCGCGGAGCGGCGGGCGCTGGCCACCCGGCCGCCGGACATCCTGATCACCACGCCCGAGTCGCTGTTCCTGATGCTGACGTCGGCGACGCGCGAGGCACTCGCCGGGATCGAGACGGTGATCCTGGACGAGGTGCACGCGGTGGCGGGGACCAAGCGCGGCGCGCACCTGGCCCTGTCGCTGGAGCGGCTGGACGAGCTTCTGCCCCGCCCGGCGCGCCGGATCGGCCTGTCGGCGACGGTCCGGCCGGTGGACGAGGTGGCCCGCTACCTCGCGCCGCGCGGCAAGGTGGAGATCGTCCAGCCGCCTTCGTCGAAGGAGTTCGACCTGTCGGTGGTCGTCCCGGTGCAGGACATGGGCGAGTTGGGCGGCTCGCCGGCGACGGAGGGCAAGGACGGCGGGGACAAGCCGTCGATCTGGCCGCACGTGGAGGAGCGGATCGCGGATCTGGTCCAGGCGCACCGTTCGACGATCGTGTTCGCCAACTCCCGCCGCCTCGCCGAGCGGCTGTGCAACCGGCTGAACGAGATCGCGTACGAGCGCGCCGTGGGCGAGGAGCTGCCCGAGGGCTCGCCCCCGGCGGAGGTCATGGCCCAGTCGGGGGCGGCCCGGGGCGCCCCGGCGCTGCTGGCGCGGGCGCACCACGGCTCGGTCTCCAAGGAGCAGCGGGCGCTGGTGGAGGAGGACCTGAAGGCGGGCCGGCTGCCCGCCGTGGTCGCGACCTCCAGTCTGGAACTGGGCATCGACATGGGCGCCGTGGACCTGGTGGTGCAGGTGGAGTCGCCGCCGTCGGTGGCCTCGGGGCTCCAGCGCGTGGGCCGGGCCGGGCACCAAGTGGGCGCGGTCTCGACGGGCGTCGTGTTCCCCAAGTACCGCGGGGACCTGGTCCAGGCGGCCGTGGTCACCGAGCGGATGCGCACCGGGTCGATCGAGTCGCTGCGCATCCCGTCGAATCCGCTGGACGTGCTCGCGCAGCAGCTGGTGGCGATGACCGCGATGGACACCTGGCAGCTGGACGAGCTGCTGGCGCTGGTGCGGCGGGCGGCGCCGTTCGCGGCGTTGCCGGAGTCGGCGTTCACCGCGGTCCTGGACATGCTGGCGGGCCGCTACCCGTCCGACGCGTTCGCGGAGCTCAGACCGCGGGTGGTGTGGGACCGGGTGGCGGGGACGGTCACCGGCCGGCCGGGGGCGCAGCGGCTCGCGGTCACCTCCGGCGGCACCATCCCCGACCGCGGGCTGTTCGGGGTGTTCCTCGCGGGCGCGGACCCGAAGAAGGGCGGGGGCCGGGTCGGCGAGCTCGACGAGGAGATGGTCTACGAGTCCCGTGTGGGGGACGTGTTCACGCTGGGCACCACCTCCTGGCGGATCGAGGACATCACCCGCGACCGGGTGCTGGTCTCCCCCGCGCCCGGGGTTCCCGGCCGGCTGCCGTTCTGGAAGGGCGACCAGCTGGGCCGCCCCCTCGAACTGGGCCGTGCGGTCGGCGCGTTCCTGCGCGAGCTCGGCGGCCTGACCGAGGAGGACGCCCGGCTGCGCCTGGTGGCGGCCGGCCTCGACGCCTGGGCCGCGGAGAACGTGCTGGCGTACCTCGCGGAGCAGCGCGAAGCCTGCGGCCACGTCCCGGACGACCGGACCATCGTGGTCGAGCGGTTCCGTGACGAGCTCGGCGACTGGCGGGTCGTGGTCCACTCCCCGTTCGGCGCCCAGGTGCACGCCCCCTGGGCGCTGGCCCTCGGCGCCCGCCTCGCCGAGCGGTACGGGATGGACGCGCAGGTCATGCATGCGGACGACGGGATCGTGCTCCGCCTCCCGGATGCGGACCTGCTGTCCATGGACCTGCTCGACCACGATCCGGCGAACCCGCACGCCTTCGAGTTCGACGACGAGCAGGCCCCGCTGGGCGCCGCCGACGTAGCCTTCGAGCACGGGGAGATCAACCAGATCGTCACCGACCAGGTGGGCGGCTCCGCACTGTTCGCCTCCCGGTTCCGCGAGTGCGCGGCGCGCGCCCTGCTGCTGCCGCGCCGCAGTCCCGGCAAGCGCACTCCGTTGTGGCAGCAGCGCCAGCGGGCCTCCCAGCTGCTCCAGGTGGCTTCGGAGTTCGGTTCGTTCCCGATCGTGCTGGAAGCCGTACGGGAATGCCTCCAGGACGTGTTCGACGTGCCGGGTCTGACGGAGCTGATGGGGGACATCGAGGCGCGCCGGGTCCGCCTGGTCGAGGTCACCACCGCGGAACCGTCGCCCTTCGCCCGGTCGCTGCTCTTCGGGTACGTCGCCCAGTTCCTGTACGAGGGGGACTCGCCGCTCGCCGAGCGCAGGGCGGCCGCGCTCTCGTTGGACTCCCGCCTGTTGGCGGAGCTGCTCGGCCAGGCGGAGCTGCGCGAACTGCTCGATGCGCAAGTGCTGGAGGAACTGGAGCTGGAGCTCCAGTGGCTGACGGAGGACCGGCGGGCCAAGGACGCCGAGTCCGTCGCCGACCTGTTGCGTCTGCTCGGCCCGCTGACCGGCGCCGAACTGGCCGAGCGGGGCGCCGACCCGGCCTGGCCGAAGGCCCTGGCCGAGGCCCGCCGGGCCATCGCGGTCCGGATCGGCGGAGCGGACCACTGGGCGGCGATCGAGGATGCGGGCCGGCTGCGCGACGCGCTGGGTACGGCGCTCCCGGTCGGCGTCCCGGAGGCGTTCACCGAGCCGGTCAAGGACCCCCTCGGCGACCTCATGGCCCGGTACGCCCGTACCCACGGGCCGTTCACCACGGCCGCCGTCGCCGCCCGCTTCGGCCTGGGCACGGCGGTGACCGAGGGCGCCCTGCACCGGCTCGCGGCGGCGGGGCGGGTGGTGCAGGGCGAGTTCCATCCGGCCGGCATCGGCCAGGAGTGGTGCGACGCGGCCGTGCTGCGCAGGCTGCGCCGCCGCTCCCTGGCCGCGTTGCGCCAGGAGCTGGAGCCGGTCCCGCCGACCTCCCTGGCCACGTTCCTGCCGCAGTGGCAGCACCTGGGCGGCGCCCTGCGCGGCATCGACGGTCTGGCCCGGGCCGTCGAGCAGCTCCAGGGTGCCCCGGTGCCCGCCTCGGCGCTGGAGCGGCTGATCCTCCCCTCGCGGGTGGCGGGCTACTCGCCGACCCTGCTGGACGAGCTGACCACCACGGGGGAGGTGGTCTGGGCGGGCGCCGGGGCCCTCCCGGGCAAGGACGGCTGGGTCTCGCTGTACCTGGCGGACGCGGCTCCGCTACTGCTGCCGCCGCCGCACCCGCTGGAGCTGACGCCCCTTCACCAGGCGGTCCTCGACACCCTGTCGGGCGGGTACGGGCTGTTCTTCCGTCAGCTCGCGGAGTCGGTGCGCGCCAAGTGGTCCGAGGCCACCGACCTCGAACTGTCCGATGTCGTCTGGGACCTGGCCTGGTCGGGCCGGCTGACCAACGACACGCTGTCCCCGCTGCGCTCGCTGCTCGGCTCGGGCCGGACCGCGGGCGCCACCGCCCACCGGGCCCGGCGCACCGTCCCGCGCGGCCGGTACGGGACGCTCGGCGCGCAGGTGTCCCGCCCGGGCCCGCCCACGGTTTCGGGCCGCTGGTCGTTGTTGCCCGCACAGGCGGCCGACCCCACCCACCGGGCCCACGCATTGGCCCGGACCCTGCTGGACCGGCACGGCGTGGTCACGCGGGGCGCGGTCGCCGCCGAGGGCGTGGAGGGCGGCTTCAGTGCGGTCTACCGCGTCCTGTCGGCCTTCGAGGACAGCGGGCAGGCCCGCCGCGGCTATGTGGTGGAGGGCCTGGGCGCGGCCCAGTTCGCGATGGACGGGGCGGTGGACCGGCTGCGGTCGGCCGAGCGGACCCCGCCCCCGCTGGCGGCGGTGGTCCTGGCGGCCGCCGACCCGGCGAACGCGTACGGGGCGGCCCTTCCCTGGCCCGAGCCCCCGGCCGGGGCCACCCACAAGCCCGGCCGCAAGGCGGGCTCGCTGGTGGTCCTGGTCGACGGTGAGCTCACCCTGTACCTGGAGCGGGGCGGCAAGACGCTGCTGGTCTGGCCCCCGGCGCAGGACCCGCGGCTCGCGGCGGCCACGGCGGCGCTCGTGGCGGCGTCCCGGGCCGGCACCCTCCCGGCGCTCACGGTGGAGCGCGTCAATGCGGCCCCGGCGCTGACCTCTGCGCTGGGCCGGGACCTGGAGACCGCCGGATTCCATGCCACTCCGCGAGGGCTGCGCCTACGAAACTGA